In Leopardus geoffroyi isolate Oge1 chromosome D1, O.geoffroyi_Oge1_pat1.0, whole genome shotgun sequence, a single window of DNA contains:
- the LOC123601721 gene encoding olfactory receptor 5B2-like codes for MDNRTEETQFILVGLTSEPELLIPLFIMFTLIYLINVVGNLGMMVLILLDSRLHTPMYFFLSNLSLVDLCYSTAVTPKVMAGLLMGDKVISYNACAAQMFFFVAFATVENYLLASMAYDRYTAVCKPLHYTTTLTTGVCASLAIGSYICGFLNASFHVGDIFSLSLCKSNLIHHFFCDVPAVMALSCFDKHGSELVLVFMSSFNALFALLVILISYLFIFISILKMQSAQGHQKALSTCASHLTTVSIFYGTVIFMYLQPSSSHSMDTDKMASVFYSMVIPMLNPVVYSLRNKEVKCAFKKVVEKANFSTGLGI; via the coding sequence ATGGATAACAGGACAGAAGAGACACAATTCATCCTGGTGGGACTAACCAGTGAGCCAGAACTGCTGATCCCCCTTTTTATCATGTTCACCCTCATCTACCTTATCAATGTGGTTGGGAACCTGGGGATGATGGTGCTGATTCTCTTGGACTCCCGTCTCCAcactcccatgtactttttcctcagTAACCTGTCTCTGGTGGATCTTTGTTACTCTACAGCTGTCACTCCCAAGGTCATGGCTGGATTACTTATGGGAGACAAGGTCATCTCCTACAATGCATGTGCTGCTCAGATGTTCttttttgtagcatttgccaCTGTGGAAAATTACCTCTTGGCCTcaatggcctatgaccgctacaCAGCAGTGTGCAAACCCCTCCATTATACCACCACCTTGACCACAGGTGTGTGTGCTTCTCTAGCTATAGGCTCCTACATCTGTGGTTTTCTGAATGCCTCTTTCCATGTTGGGGACATATTCAGTCTGTCTTTATGTAAGTCCAATCTGATCCATCACTTTTTCTGTGATGTTCCAGCTGTCATGGCTCTCTCTTGCTTTGATAAACACGGTAGTGAACTGGTTCTTGTTTTTATGTCAAGCTTTAATGCCCTTTTTGCTCTTCTGGTTATATTGATTTCCTACCTATTCATATTTATATCCATCTTGAAGATGCAGTCAGCTCAGGGGCACCAAAAGGCTTTGTCCACCTGCGCTTCCCACCTCACTACAGTCTCCATCTTCTATGGGACAGTCATCTTTATGTATTTACAGCCCAGTTCCAGCCATTCCATGGACACAGACAAAATGGCTTCCGTGTTCTATTCTATGGTCATCCCCATGCTGAATCCTGTGGTCTATAGCCTGAGAAACAAAGAGGTCAAGTGTGCATTCAAGAAGGTGGTGGAGAAGGCAAATTTTTCTACAGGATTGGGAATTTAA